AGTGATAATATGAATCTGTAATTGaagggtcattaggaccgttcggtttccTCTTAAAACAATTGATATGGTATCTTTGTGTTGAAACTTAAATATCTTGTTTGGTTATCTGTTCGGAATTAACCATTAAAGGACGTCCGGTCTCGAAGTACTTGGTCATAAACTGAGTATTTGGTTTCATATTAACCATTTAGAACGTTCAGTAATACACTGAGCGTTCGGTCTATATTAAGGTTGTTTATTTAAAAGTGCTAGGTCTTATACCAGTACTTGAATTCTAAGAACGCCCGATCATAAACTATACGTTCGGTCATACAAGTGTTTAGTATTAGACTGACACTTTATTTCTGAAGCATTTGGCTTCATATTATtgctattaattatttaagaacgttcggtcataaaccaagcgttcggtttcacaaatatgatattatgtttGAGCATTTAGTCATAGACTAAGTACTCggtttgatattaattatccTTCTTAGAAAAAAACGTCTGGTTTATAATATTACTTATTTGAAAAGTGTTCGGTCTTACACTGACACATGATTCCTCTCAGAGTGTTCGGTTTTGCACTGACACTCgttttattgaagagaacttctGCTAGTCGTAAAGGCATTTGGCTAAAGTCATAAACTTGGTATTCGTTTCCTTCCAAGAATGACTTATGTTGTTTAGCATTCATTCTTCTTCATGAATAAGTCTACCTGTATTGTTTTCAAAAGGGTTCGGTTTTATTCTATGCTAGACCATTCGGTAACCTATTAAACTTCCTTGTTTTATTCAGTCTCTTGTTCTTTGACCGTTTGGTCACTTATTGAATCCCTTTGATACTTTGTTTCCTTATCACAGTTGGGTCAGTTTGTATTCGtactatttataagaaaaagaagtaaatgaTGAATgagtttattatgatttaagagtattccagggaggaatatctcatgattggaattggattggtaaagtatgattGTGGCCAAAGGCTCAGGTTTTGActttatcctgatattccgtgattacgcCTTCTCAGGTAGAAaagggtaactcatgcgtgggaatggcaggaggtcctttagctTAGTATTTCTATACAGAGGTGATtccactggactaacctcgggtggcggtcTGGAGTGTATCCCAGCCAGGTCCACCCGGGTGCAGAGAACGGCGAGCATACATGGTCATACCATCCGGACAGTGTCTAGAGGAATTGGTTATGATGATGATTCCCGTTCGATTCTTAAATGGAAATACTTAacttatgatttattatttgatattgatGTATGTGATTTATGtgtatgttttgaaaatatattggaaatgattaattaaatttacataagcttacccttatctgttctgtcttgtctatgttgtcgttcggtatttgACCGTCCGatttgttctcttcactgcaatgatcatccgtttgggtgtgagcagagggtgcTCTTGAAGATACTTTGGAAGATGCCCTGCAAACAGAACAACCCTTGGATGTGATGCCGGAAAATTGTGCAGGACCGTCCGATCTTTAGATTCGATTTTACTTTTGCTTAGAGTATGTAACCGTATGGTTCAGGTTTTGTAAGAACCGTTCGGCCTAGATATCCCTTTAATGTATCATTCGGTCTGGAACTTGTCATATGACTGTTCGGCCTTAAATTGTAAATGCTATCAGACTTCTATGTTGTGTTCTATTAGAATGGTATATGCAGTTGGTAAAAAGATGCACAATCAAGGTAAACGCAATATGATCCATGACTAAGAATATGCAGATGATTGAACAAGAAGAAGCAGAGAAGGAGAGATTTAGAATCTTACTCGTGCAAGAAGAAAAGTGAACAATATATTGGTTCAGGGAAATGCCCCTTTCGACAATCTTGAATGTTCCAGAGAAGAAGCAACAACGATAAATTGTAAAAAGTGTGTTACAGAGAAAGTAAaccaaagataaaataaaaagctaAGGGAAGTGGGCCAGGCTTCCAAAACAGGCCCAATATAAGACAACTATCATCCCCCTTCAAGTTGGGAATAGATATCAGTCATACCGAGCTTGGATTTGAGATATTTAAAAGTAGATGGAACGAGAGGCTTGGTAAAGAGGTCAGCAACTTGCTCATTTGTTGAGATGGGAAGCAACTTTAAAAGACCATTGTTGATCTTTTCCCTTACAATGTGGCagtcaatttctatatgtttgaTGCGTTCATGGAACACTTGATTGGTGGCAATCTGAATAGCTGAACTATTGTCGCAATAAACAATAGCAGGTTGGACAATGGATATGCAAAGGTCTTGAAGGATGTAAGTCAACCATTGTATTTCACAAGTAACATTAGCTAGAGCCCGATACTCAGCTTCAGAGGAACTTCTAAAGACAGTTTGTTGCTTTTTTGATTTCCAAGAGATTATAGAATTACCGAAGTAGATGGAATAACCAGTAATGGATTTTCTGGATTCAGGACAGGTAGTCCAGTCGGAATCACTATAAGCTTTCAACTGATGGATGCTATTATTTTGGAGGAAGATGTCGTTACCAGGACTGCCTTTTAGATAACGAGGGATGCGGTTTGCAGCTTGTTGGTGTATGGTGGTAGGAGCGGAGACAAATTGACTGAGATTGTTGACAGAAAAAGTGATGTCAGGTCTGGTGTTGGTGAGATATATAAGGCGTCCGATGAGTCTACGATAGGAAGAGGCGTCTTCATCATTGAGGAGGTCTCCTTCAGTAGTTAACCGAGAGGAATGTGCCATTGGTGTGGGCATAGGAGCACAATTAAGCATTCCAGCTTCTGTAAGGAGATCAAGGGTGTATTTTCTTTGACTAAGGTGAATGCCAGAACTATTTCGAGCGACTTCCAAACCAAGAAAGTAAGATCACCCAGATTTTTTATATGGAAGAGATTGTCAAGAGAAATGGTGATGTGTTGTATCTCGGTGGCGTTGTTGCCCGAaagaacaatgtcatccacGTAGATTAAGATGGCGGTAGTGTGACAATTATCATGTTTCAGAAAAAAAGAGTGATCAACATTGGAacgtatataattatttgacaaaagaaaagtagaaagtTTATCATACCATTGACGGCCagcttgtttcaacccatataAAGATCTTTGTAGTTTGCACACTTGATTTGGCTTTTGGATAAGAAGGCCAGGAGGAGGCTGCATGTAGACTTCTTCATGTAAGTCACCATGCAAAAAGGCATTGTTGACATCAAGTTGCTTTAAGATCCATTGATTAGAGGCAGCAATGGCAAGGAGAAGGCGTAAAGTAGTTAATTTGGCAACGGGGGCAAAGGTTTCAAGGTAGTCAAGGCCTTCAAGCTGAGTGTAGCCCTTAGCAACAAGACAGGCTTTGAATCTGTCAATAGACCCATCGgacttgtgttttattttgtatatccAACAACATCCAATAGGGTTTTTTCCTGGAGGAAGATCAGTAATGATCCaagttttattgatttttaaagcTTTGAGTTCATCATGCATGGCTTGGGTCCATTGGGGAATTTTAGACGCTTCCTTGTAAATACGAGGTTCAACTGTGGAGGAAATAGATAGAATTGTGTGCCTGAAATCAGAAGAAAGCTTGTTGTAAGAAATAAAATCAGTAATAGGATATCTGGTGATATTGTGAGTTTGGAAATTCGTGAGGTATGCGGGAGGACGTTTGGAACGGGTTAAGCGTCTGATAATATCATTCTGTTCTTGAACATTAGTGACATCATCATTGAAGGCAGTTGGTGGATCAGGATCAGAAGTCTGGTGGACGTCCATGTTGTCCTCATTAGTGTTGGTGACATGATCATTGGGAGTGGGCACAAGAGAACGATTATTAGGAAAGTTAACATTGTCATAATCATGATGATAATTGTGAGGAATAGGCAGAGAAAGAGAGTTAGAGTCATGAGTATTATTGTGAGAGGAAGTATATGGAAAACAATTTTCATGAAACAACACATTACGAGAAATATCTATCTTATGATTTTGTAAGTTAAGAAACTGATAACCTTTTGTATGCTGTTTGAAGTCAAGGAAAACACCAGGAACAACCCTTGCATCAAGTTTCTTCCTGTTAGCAGCTAAGGTGAAGACATAACATAGACAGCCAAACACACGTAAAGCAGATATATCATAAAGCTtgccatttaatttttcataggGAGTAGCATGGTTAAGTAAAGGAGTATGCATGCAATTTATCAATAAGGTAGCATGTTCAGCAGCAAAACACCAAAAAAAGTAGGCAAATTAGCTTAAAATAGGAGAGAACGAGTAACATTCAACAGATGTTGGTGTTTTCGCTCAAcaataccattttgttgtggggTTTCATTACAAGTGGTTTGATGGTTAATGCCTTTAAGTGAAAAGAAATTATGCATGACAAATTCAATTCCATTATCAGTACGTATAACTTTAAATGTTGTTGAAAACTGATTTTCTacattagtaataaaatcaataatggTTTTTCTACCAACAGATTTATTACATGGGTATCAACCAAATGTATCGGGAGAAATCATCcacaatagtaaaaaaatacttaaaaccacgcatagaaataatattacaaGGACCCCATATATCAACatgaataagataaaaaatgttcattgtaTTAGAGTTGCTATCATGAAAAGGTAACTTTTTTTGTTTAGCACGATGACAAGTATCACACATGTATGTAGGATGATGAACAATGAAAGGGTATTTAAGTTTGAGAGTATGTAATCTGATATCAGAAGGATGTCCTAATCTTAGATGCCATAGGCCAGTATCATTTACAGTATTGTTAACAGAACATACAGTGGGCATATTTGAGGAAAAATCTGAAACATATAGGCCATCAGTGAGTTTAACTATAGAAATCTTCTCTTTGGTATGAATGTCCTGTATAGTACAACCATGTAAAGAAAATGTCAATTCACAATTTTTGGAATATATCAGTTTGGATATTGAAATAAGGTTAAACGAAAATTGTGGGACATAGAGAACATCAAAGAGTTGGATCTTACGGTTGAGGTTAACAGTTCCAGAATACTCAGAATAGACAATAACACCATTGGGTAAAGCAATTTGAATGggtttaattcttttataagaaGAAAAGCTTTTTAAAGAAACACTTATATGGTCTGTAGCTCCAGAATCGAGaatccatttatttttaaaggattTAGAGATAAGAGTAGGACTGATATTACCTGAAAAAGCTTGGTTAGCAGAAACAGAGCCAATGTGATGAACTTGGGCAGAAGTAGAAGAGTCGTTCAGATTGTGGTTTTTAAAGAGATTAGCCAGTATTTGAAACTGTTGTGATGTAAGACGAATGGATTCTGTATTGTCAGAATTGTTGTCTTTAGTATTTCCATTGTCTTCTTGAACAGATGTTTGATGAAGGGTAGCGATATCATGTTGAAGACTTGAAATGCGAGATAAGCTTCCTTGAGAAAACCTGTTCTTTAGATCAATCCAGATTTCTGAAGCCTTGTTAATCCATATTATACTCTGGCGAATGTTAGTAGAAACAAAATGGACAAGCCACGACACAACCATGTTATTCCCTCGAATCCAGGCAACGTGTTCGGGCTTATCGGCAGCAAGTGGACGAAGATTGTCAAGAACAAACTCAATCTTGTTTTTGGCACTGAGAGCAATCAACATTGAGCGACTCCAAGAATGGTAGTTGGTATCATCAAGAACGGGTGAGACAAGAGCAGTGGCCGGATTTTCACTTGGATGAATGTAGAGGTATCTGTTGGTTTCTGCCATTGCAAAGAGaacaaggagaaagaaagaaaaggaagagaaaaagaaaaagaacagaGAACGCGTAGCAGAGCCCTTCAAAGGAAGagttctgataccatattagaatgATATATGCAGTTGGTAAAAAGATGCACATTCAAGGTAAATGCAATATGATCCATGACTAAGAATATGCAGATGATTGAACAAGAAGAAGCAGAGAAGGAGAGATTTAAAATCTTACTCGTGCAAGAAGAAAAGTGAACAGTATATTGGTTCAGGGAAAAGCCCCTTTCGACAATCTTGAATGTTCCAGAGAAGAAGCAACAACGAGAAATTGTAAAAAGTGTTACAGAGAAAGTAAaccaaagataaaataaaaagctaAGGGAAGTGGGCCAGGCTTCCAAAACAGGCCCAATATAAGACAACTATCATGTTCAGCTTTAAATTCTATGTGAAATCTCATATTCTACTCCAATGTACTTATCTCCTActgttctttattattgtttatgtatactcctaaaataaatgatagttttcaagttatatttattggaaTGTTACAAGGGATATACATAGAAATgagatataataataacaattttattattattaaaaaggcaaataaaaaagtgtaattttcataaatgaatttatgaaaacataatttttcagTGAATTTAGGGaagaataattaaatagatttgaacataatttttttttatttatttgaatagatttagagataaataattcattttcacttatcttcaaatccactcaaataaaaaaaaaaatcatatccaaATCTTTTCCACGTTCTCCAAATCCCTTGAAGTAAAGAAGGCATTAGATTCCATTCAGATCTTTTCACTCCCTGCTtaccaataatattttttttttaaaacgaACAGTTTTTCATCTGTGTAAgagtatttaatttttcatttggtTCTCTTCGAagttcaaagttttttttttttttttttttatattcatttgtttcTCTTCGAAATTTAAAGATTTGTTTCTATTCGAAATTCAAAGTTTTCTCATAATAGTCAACAACTCAATTCTTAAACATCTCACTTGTTTCAATCAGACTCATAAAAACAAgattatatttgaattgatgaaaaaattttatgtaaaatcaatttaaagttgtttttcccattaaaaaaataatacattgtcaaataatttataactgtGGTACATATgtctattttatttgtttaccttttaaattttataattatttttaaattaaattaattaattataataaaattgtttattttttatttaaatttacaaatatattttattaaaatatactaatattatttattttaataattatgatcaaaattaactttcctattttttatgatcataataaaaaatttgatacaaaTACATCTAAACACATATGTTTCACTATtacatataacaaaaatatttattataacttgAATATTTATCacatatcattttttttcatatcatcatcaattcgtttaaaattattatttaatatatttcttaataaaataaaatagtttttttccttagttttcttattctaaaaacaagtaatttttctatgttttaagaagaaaattccatctattttttaaatgagtgattttttgaaaaatgttttattatcaaATGTTACAtattggaataaagaaaaataaataaagggtGAGTCGAGCACTGATTTTAACACaatcttataattaaaaaaagttataacaaattccataaaaacattattttgttcaattatttaaaagaacagtaatcgtttatttatttatgaaaaatatttgtttttttctggACATATAACGTTGTAGAAAGGACGCTCCTCTTCCtacgtagaaaaaaaaaaaaaaaaagacaaaatggaAAGGAGATATTTGAAAAGCTTAGAAAGCGGGATTGAAACACGTGGCTTGCTATCCGTTATTCGACCGTTGCAGGAAGAAAGCTGTTGTTGTGCTGTGTGTTAATGCAAACACAAcccaacacaacacaacacagcACAGCCTCTGTGTCCATTAAAATCACTCTCtcaatttctctctctctgtccATCATTCTTGCAATTGCGCTTCCATAATCATGGCCATCGCAACAGAGACTCAGCCTCAACAACACAAGGTCTCTCTTctgttctcttttcttctctctctctcacgcacacaaatctagggttttcgTTCCTCCAAATCAgaccatttattattattattttgcttTGCGGAATTAATCGGCAACAAGGTCTCGTTGCTGATTCTGTGGTGTTTCGTTTTGTCAGGATTCTTTCGAGGTGTCGGGTTCAGCTGCGGAGAGGAGGTGGACGCTGAACGATTTCGAGGTTGGAAAGCCTCTTGGAAGGGGGAAATTCGGCCACGTCTATTTGGCAAGAGAGAAGAGTgtgagttttattttgttagggTTTCTGCTGTTGATATTGTATTCTTCTGATGATGACTCGTGATTATGCTAATTTCTATGGATTATTTCATTGGTTTTTcgtattttcttttgttctcttAATTTCAAATCGAGGGTTTGAACGATTAGCTGTGCATAGGTGTAGCTATGTGCATAGGTGTAGCTACTCGAGTTTTTACTGTTGTTGGATTGTGACTACTTGTTGTTATAGTCTTTTGATGAGATGGGATGTAATATGAAGCATCTAAAATGTCTCACGTAACACTGATAACAGGTTTTTTGGAATTGTTGGTTTAAGATCAGAGCTGTTACATTGCACACGAACCATTGACCATTGTATTTGTATGAGATGACTGTGATGTATTGTGCCAATTTGTACAGGATGTTTctctttacttttttgttttcagaAGTTAATTTTAGTGTGAGACTGATATGTGGTTTTGGTACAGAGTAATCATATTGTTGCTTTGAAAGTACTCTTTAAGAGCCAATTGCAGCAATCCCAAGTTGTGCATCAACTTCGGCGAGAAGTTGAGATTCAAAGTCATCTCCGACATCCCCACATCTTGCGCCTCTATGGATACTTTTATGACCAGGTAcgtttgttttttactttttatgctGATATTGTCGAAGAGGTTTAAAATGCTCTGCTATTAACATTTTATGTGAAATAACACAACTGCAGAAAAGAGTGTATTTGATTTTAGAGTATGCACCCAAAGGTGAACTTTACAAGGAATTGCAAAAATGCAAGTATTTCAGTGAAAGGCGTGCAGCTACTGTAAGTATAGCGGCTATTGTTTTTTCCTCTCCCCTCGTGTACTGTTATTTGTGTGATACAAAAGATTGACTCAAGTGTTTTCTTCCACATTAGTGTCTTAATGTATTAAGAAGCAAGTAAATACTGGAACATTTGACATAATATTTCACTTAGAGTGCGATTGCTTAGATACGTGGTTGGCAGTCTACATTCTTCTGACATGGACGAAATGTTTATCTTGTGTTTGAGAGCAGTATGTTGCGTCATTGGCTCGGGCCCTAATATATTGCCATGGAAAACACGTAATCCACAGGGATATTAAACCAGAAAACCTTCTTGTTGGTGCACAGGTGATCTACTAAACTCAGGCTTCTGTTTCTTATGTGGCTCTTTTTGTTGTCCTCGTTACttatgttaacatttttttcatctcaGGGTGAGCTAAAAATAGCGGACTTTGGGTGGTCAGTGCACACATTTAATCGCAGGCGGACAATGTGTGGCACACTGGATTACCTTCCTCCCGAGATGGGTATGCTTATGCCACATGAACAGtggacaaatattttttttgttacttttttcaTAAATGGTGCTGCactatatttattgtttaatactTTATGTTTCAACAGTGGAGAGTGTAGAACATGATGCGAGTGTGGATATATGGAGCCTTGGTGTGCTGTGTTATGAGTTTCTTTATGGGGTCCCTCCCTTTGAGGCTAAAGAACACTCAGATACTTACAGGAGGTAAAGTACCAATCAGTTGGATATAATTTAGCATCAGCATCATGCTCAGACTGGTTTTTTATTGTCCTaactacttttttattattattcccGCTGAGGGGACTAAGATTTAACCAACTAGGGTGCTTTTGCTACTGAATCTACCGAGTTTCATGCTGCTGTCCACTTTGGTCTCTTTTTATAGACTGCTTTGTAAAcactaaatcaatttaaattgcAGTGCAAGTGGATCTTATGTTCCCTTTTGAAAACCTTATTTACAGGATAGTACACGTGGATCTTAAGTTCCCTCCTAAACCAATTGTATCCTCTGGTGCAAAGGATCTTATCAGTCAGGTTTGTTACtcaatgtttatatatttgttcAAACGTTATTTGCCTTAGTAACtctttcctctattttttttttgttttattgacaGATGCTTGTCAAGGATTCCTCGCAACGGTTACCATTGCACAAACTCCTTGATCACCCTTGGATTGTTCAGAATGCAGAGCCTTCTGGTGTATATAGGGGCTAGTGAACCTTATCATTcttttttggtattttcttaATCAGGAAAATCACCTAGAGATGAAAGAATCGAAGCTTGTCATTTGTTTGTAAAACCTATGATAAAGAATAACTcatcaattgtttttctttttattgttgtaaCCCTAAATATATAAAGGTatctttttctatatattaattttgatattataatattgaatgattgtaaaatattttaatatatcattagcaatacatttatttctaaataaataataaattaaaaatgtatatttttataattaaataattaaaataaagttaagtcttttacttttttttgttttaatctttacataatttaaagttaatataataataactgaCTTAAATGGTttacatattaatataataataactgaCTTAGATACCTATAATAATTGACTTGAATGGTTTAGATACCAAAAAGTTCGAACTATCTTAGTTTACAAtactttttgttatattaattatgcGTATTTTTGTCAAATCAACCATAACTAGAAATAAGAACtgaaatagaataaataaaaaatttcaaacattaaaaattaacattttttccaCTAAATAAACAGGTAAACATTTaactaaaaacattaatatttagtATTGTCATTTAAACACTCTACAATAACCATGTCAGCTCAAGAAAAAATCGTTATCACAACAAACGTAAGAttaaagggaaaaaaagaatgaaaaaagcGTCTGTTTATACCTCGTTCCAGTAAAACTGTTTATAAAACCAAAAGAGAGAGAACAACAAAAGGCAAATAAACTAGTCCCTTCAAGCCCCTGATAGAATAATTCTGATCAATTCTAGGTTAAAAGCTCAACAAAATCTCCTTAGTATAACGATCAAGTAAAGCAAGACGTACCAACTTTCAAAACATGGAAAAGGATAAAAAGAACTGCTCCCAGTACTCCAGGCTTTTGGAGGTTGTAAGCATTGGGTAAAAATGATACAACATGTCACCAAATACACTTGTAGGTAAACAAATCTATATCTAATTTATCGTCTCGATACCATTGTCTGCATGGTTTTCAAATTGTTGTTGATCTTTGAAATTGTCCCCTTCTAACAATTGACTGAacgtgttttcttttttctcagcTTCACCAATATCATTGCAACTGCTCCCTTCTAAGAATTGACTCGGAGGTTGTTCTGCTTTCTTGGCTTCATCTAAATCTTTCGGGCTCAAAAAGCTTGGCTGGTTGGTGGAAGAAAGGAGTCTTGCCCACATTCTGTCAGTAATCACAACTTTGTTCTGCCTCTCAATGATTCTCTGGGATCAAAATTTGAACATAAATTCTCCGTTGTATAAAGAATTCTGAATATAAACCATCAATGTAAAATTGGAGAAGCAATAGAAAACAGCTAGCCATGTTCATATGTACACGGTGTGGCAAAACATATAACAAACTCTGTATATTTTAAACATCATTCTTCCGTCACAATGATAGTAGCTAACTAGCGAAAATCTCTGGTTTTTTTCCTTGACCACAGGAATTTTCCATTGAAAAGAGTCCAGTTCAAGTCCGGCACACTCAAAAATAGAACTCAATCCAACCTCTTAAGCCAACCACCGCTTGATATTAAGCACCAGTAGAAAATTATTGTGcccaaccaaaaaaaaaaagagaggaaaacaTTATGAAACAGTCCAAAATTTGGGTAAGGGTATGTAGTAACTCACATTGAATGGGATATAAGTATGTCTTCCATTGACCAGTCCAGACGTAAATCCGGTATACCCTGCCATTGCACCATGCACTGCACTCTGAGCAAGAAGTGTACAGTAGACATTATCTGATGCATTGCTTGGAATTGCTCGGATCATGTAGGTTGGATCTGGcacatacaacaacaacaacaacaaagccTTATTCCACTAAAGAATTAAATGGTTGCCAAATTCGAATTTTAAGAAACCTttcaaattccaaataaaaTGGAAGACTAAAGAAGCTACAAAGAATTGgtcaaaaaagaagaaaataatgtaaGAGAAACTGACCTATATATTTAAGATTGATGGCAATCTTATCCTTCCTTGCAAAGTGGTCCTGTTAGAAAATgacaaatgttttttaaaagggaaagaaagagaattgtacagttgattttttttaattagaaaaccctaaaacactGACTTGTAAATGCACTACTTGATGCCGGGATGATGTCAGTCACCTACACGGACATCAGCTCAGAGTAGCTGAATGAACGCAACTAAATACTCGATAAGGCACTAATGAGGTATTAAGGCTATTGAATCAAGTTAATTTAGACTCACTCAAATAGAAatccattaaaatattataaataggttTCCATTTACGAGGTATACATTGTTTATTGACTGCttatttgttatgtttaaaatatgcTTTGCTGAATTAAGTTGCAGAGTGTCTTTGTAGATACACCATCCCTCTCAATCAGAGAAGTGCGAAGGAGACATCCTGGCATGTCCTAAAACCTGAAGACGCAAGCAAAACAACGCACCAGAGAGCAAGTTGAAGCAGACATCTCAGCCCTTGCAAGAACAgtacagacacacacacacacacatctaCATACACGTATGCCATCTAGCTATTGGCTGAGATAGAGAGGAGTATGATAAATGGTGAGCTTTTTACTGATATGCAATGATAAACAGTAGTCATAGTGCAGAGTaagcaaaatcatgaaaaaCTCAACTCAAAAGGTTTTGCCAAATGAcgcataaaaaatttcaatctaCTTTTGTAGTTTTTAACAGTTCAAGAATCCAAAAATGTTTTTAGAGCTCGGCAAGGcaaagattaaattattatttaagggAGTGAAATACAATCCATTAAGATTGAAATTAATCAAAAGAATATTGTTAGGTAACCACTTTACTAGTTAATTCAACATATCAGTAGTTAGCCTAAAAAGTTAGTTGAGTGGAGATAATTAGAAGCATCAAGGGAAGTTTCCGATAGGTAAGACGAGGGAACACAGATGGAGGAATATAATTAGAGAATGGGGAGATAACAGGATCTCTTGCATACCTTGAGTATTCCATtcattgattttatataatataattctaaTTCAGCTTCTATCAAATATAGTCCAACCAATTAATAGTAATTGGAAAGATCTCCCCAAGTAATTAATTCCTCAGCGATAGTAGAATTATACTACAAAAATTCCAAGGAAAaagaattatgttttaaaaaccATCTTATGTATAACAATACCTTGATCTTATGAGATATCCATAAACCAACATCTTGAAGTAGTTTGTTTCCAGAAGCATCTTTCTGGTCCATGTCTTGCATGCTTTCAGTAAGAAGATCTTGTCCTGCTCCCTCAGCTATGACTATGACCATATGCCCATTTTCTTTCAGCCTTTTCTCAATAAATTCAAAAAGT
This DNA window, taken from Vigna radiata var. radiata cultivar VC1973A chromosome 5, Vradiata_ver6, whole genome shotgun sequence, encodes the following:
- the LOC106760912 gene encoding serine/threonine-protein kinase Aurora-2 gives rise to the protein MAIATETQPQQHKDSFEVSGSAAERRWTLNDFEVGKPLGRGKFGHVYLAREKSSNHIVALKVLFKSQLQQSQVVHQLRREVEIQSHLRHPHILRLYGYFYDQKRVYLILEYAPKGELYKELQKCKYFSERRAATYVASLARALIYCHGKHVIHRDIKPENLLVGAQGELKIADFGWSVHTFNRRRTMCGTLDYLPPEMVESVEHDASVDIWSLGVLCYEFLYGVPPFEAKEHSDTYRRIVHVDLKFPPKPIVSSGAKDLISQMLVKDSSQRLPLHKLLDHPWIVQNAEPSGVYRG